CAAAAAATATATGAAGTTGGTCCTGTTATGGCTGAGTGTATTGTAAACTTTTTCAAACAGCCAAAGACAAAAGAACTTATAGAAAAACTCAAACAAGCAGGTGTCAATATGAAAGAAGAGGTTCGTAGGGGTGAATTTATTCGCTCGCTTGAAGGTAAAACATTCGTTTTCACGGGAGAACTGAAAAATTTTTCAAGGACTGAAGCAGAAGCAAAAGTACGAGAATTAAGCGGGAATGCTACTTCATCAGTCAGCAAAAAAACTGATTTTGTAGTTGCCGGCGAAAATCCGGGTTCAAAATATGAGAAAGCCAAAAAAGTAGGTGTAAAAATAATCTCAGAAGAAGAATTCTTGAAAATGATAAAATAATGGGTAAAATTATTTTTGGGGCAGTCATTTTAATACTTTTGTATGAATTCTATCCACAAATGGTAAAATTTGTCAAACAATGTTTTCCATCACTGTTTGTTAAAAAATCGTGGAAATTTAACATCTGGTATTATATTGATTTCAGGAAATTAATATTCACAATAATTGGTATTGTATTGATATGGCGGGTTTTTAAAACAGTTAAAATTCCTGATATATCTTGGTTTCCTACGAAACCTTTTTTGATGAAAATAATGGAATGTGTTATCTACTTTACACTGCTGAATTTTTTATTCAACTATGAAAGTGGTTTATTCTCAGTTTTCAGACATCCATTCATTACAAAAGTTAAACGACTTGTTAACTGGTTTATCTTTCTGTATCTGATAATTGGTACTTATCCATATGCTGATATAGTTACAAAAAGAGTTAAAATGTCATTTACGAAATCACAACCGAAAACACAACAGAAAATAGATACACAGAAACTGTATGAGACAGAATTCCCGATTCTTAAAAAAATAGACGAAACATTAAAATAAAGTGGCTATGTCGCTCTCCATGGTGGGTCATTGCGAGTGAAACGAAGCAATCTTGGTTCGGATTTGCACGACTGATAAGCAAGATTACTACACCACAATTATCGTCGGGGCTCGCAATGACAAATTGAATATTGTGTATTGTAATTTCTTGTTATTGGTTGGAATTTTTCTTAATATGAACAATGTCTATGCAGAAGTTAAACAGGTAGAACAGAATCTTAAAAAACATGTAATACATCTTGCTAAAGATATTGGAGAACGAAATTATGTTCAATATAAAAATCTTGAGACAGCAGCGGACTATATTTTTGCTGAGTTCAAAAAATATGGGTATGAACCATATAACCAGTTTTATACTATAGAAAAAGGCGATTTAGTAAAACGGAAAAGATATAGAAATGTTATTGCTGAGAAAAAAGGAAATAGTGAGATTATCGTTATCGGTGCACATTACGATTCTGTTCTGGGCTCTCCAGGCGCTGATGATAACGCCTCAGCAGTAGCAGGATTGCTTGAGATTGCAAGATTGCTAAAAAATATCAATACAAAACGAACAATACAATTTGTTGCATTCACAAATGAAGAGCCACCGTTTTTTTATACAGAGAATATGGGCTCAAGAGTTTTTGCACGTGAAGCAAGAAAGAATAATGAAAAAATTGTAGCGATGATTACACTTGAGATGATAGGATATTATACAGACAAGAAACAGAAATATCCGTTATTTTTAGGGCTTTTCTACCCAGATAAAGGGAATTATATCGGCATTGTAAGTGATATATTTTCGTATAGGATTGCAATAAAAATAAAAAGGTATTTCAAACAACATTCTGCTTTCCCTGTTCAGATGCTTATCGCACCACGAACTTTTTCAGCAATAAATTTATCTGATAACTCATCTTTCTGGATATACGGCTATAAAGCAGTGATGATTACAGATACCGCATATTTCAGAAACCCGAATTATCATAGTGAATATGATTTACCTGAAACACTTAATTACAAAAGTATGGCTGAAGTCGTTGATGGTTTATCTAAAGCGGTTCTGGAGTTAGTTAATGAATAGAATAATTTTAAGTGTGTTTTTTATTCTCTGCTTGTTTTCGTGTAAGACAAATTCTATATCAGATAGAAAAAGTGTAGACGATACAGATAGATACTACAAAGCAAGCGTAGCAATGGTGGAAACACAACTCAAAACACGAGATATTACGGACAAAAAAGTTTTACAGGCAATGCTAAAAGTGGAACGGTATAAATTTGTTCCAAAACAATATCAAAAAAATGCATATGACGATACTCCTTTACCAATTGGCTATGGTCAGACGATTTCACAACCTTATATTGTAGCATTGATGACACAATTATTGAACCTCAAGGGTAATGAAAAAGTTTTAGAAATAGGAACGGGTTCAGGATATCAAGCAGCGATATTAGCAGAATTGTGCAAAAATGGTGGAGCGGTTTATACGATAGAAATCATTCCTGAACTCGGAAAAGGCGCTGAAAAACTGTTAAATACTATGGGATATAAAAATATCTCCGTAAAAATAGATGATGGATATCTTGGCTGGCCGGAATATGCACCTTTTGATGGGATAATAGTAACCTGCGCACCTGACGAAATTCCACAACCATTAATTGACCAACTCAAAGACAGCGGAAAAATGGTAATACCAGTAGGCGAGTTTTGGCAGGAACTGATACTGGTTAAAAAAATTAAAGGAAAAATTATCAAAAAAAGTATAATCCCTGTAAGATTCGTTCCGATGATTAGAAAAGAATAACTATGTCTAAAAAATTATGATTAACTTCGGAGTAAGTTTGCAAAAACAGAAATTATTAGAAGAAAAAATGCAAAAATTAGGTATCTATGAAAAAGATATTATAGAAAGCTTTATTCGGTCAGGTGGTAAAGGTGGACAATATCTCAATAAAGTATCTACCTGCGTTTATCTAAAACATCTACCAACAGGTATTGAGATAAAATGTCAAAAAGAAAGGTCGCAACTTTTGAACCGTTTTATCGCAAGACGAATACTTGTAAATAAAATTGAACAAACAATTTTAGGCAAACAAAGTGAAGAACAACAACGGATAGCAAAAATCAGACGACAAAAAAGAAAACGTTCTAAACGGGCAAAAGAAAAGATTTTAAGAGATAAACAATTCCAATCGTTAAAAAAAGAAATGAGAAAAAAAATAATAAATTATGAGTAATGTGTATTTTTCAAAAATTATTTCGCAGGATAAAATAAAGAAACTTTTAGAAAAAGTTGGATTTTCAAGTTTTATTTCTAAAAACGACCTTGTCGCAATAAAAATCCATTTCGGTGAAAAAGGGAACCAAGGATATATAAAACCTGAATTTGTAAAACCAATAGTTGAAATGGTAAAACTGCTCGGTGGAAAACCGTTTTTAACAGACGCTAATACGATTTACAAGGGAGCAAGAGCAGATGCAGTCAGCCATTTTAATACAGCAATTGAACATGGGTTCGGTAGTTGTGACTGCCCAATAATAATCGCAGATGGGTTGCGTGGAAATTCTTATGTAGATGTCGCTGTTAATCTTAAACATTTTCAAAAAGTAAAAATTGCAACGGATATTTACTACGCCGATAAAATTGTTTTTCTCACGCATTTCAAAGGACACGAAATTTCTGGGTTTGGTGGAGCATTAAAAAATATCGGTATGGGTTGCGGTTCCCGACAAGGCAAATATGAGATGCATAATTCAATAAAACCAAATATAAAAATTGAAAATTGTATTGGGTGTGGAACTTGTATAAAATGGTGCCCATCAGGTGCATTGAAACTTGTAAATAAAAAAATTATAATGAACAAAGAAGTTTGTATTGGTTGTGGAGAGTGCATCTTATCCTGTGAACAGCATACTATAAAAATACCATGGAATGAATCTACAAAAAATGCACAGGAAAAAATTGTGGAATATGCTTTAGGTGTCTTAAAAAATAAAAAAGCGATTTACATAAATTTCCTGAACTACATTACAAAATTCTGCGATTGCTATGAGACAAAAGAAAACCCATTGATTGACGATATAGGAATTTTATCTTCCGACAACCCCGTCGCTATTGATATGGCATCAGTTGAACTGGTTAATAAAAAATTTGGGGCTGATTTTTTCAAACATATATTCCCAGATATTGATTGGTCGGTACAATTGGAATATGCCGAAAAACTTGGTCTTGGAATGAGAAAATACGAACTTACACAACTATAATTAGCTAATTTCGTAATTAGCAAATTAGCTAATTTGCTAATATTAGAAAGGAGGAATATGCCACTTTTAGTGAAAATTTTTAAAGCTGTAGCGAACGAAAAAAGGATTAAAATTTTAGAACTTCTACACAAGAAGAAAAAAGTATGTTTGCCTGAAATTAAACGTATGCTTAGGGTTTCAAAACCAACGGCATGTCGTCATTTAAAAGTATTAGAACATGTAAACATAATTAGTTCCTTACGACAGAAAAGAAAAATTTATTTTATCTTAAATCCTAAACGTGTCTTGCGGTTCAATAGAAAAATCTTAAAAATGATTAAGCAGCAGAGAAAAAGATAAATGAAATTTATTGTTGATAGAATGCTTGGACGTTTGGCAAAATGGCTTCGGCTTTTGGGGTATGATACTGTTTATTATACAGGCAGCTCGGATAAAGAACTTGTTTTTGAAAGTATAAGGCAGCAACGAATTCTTTTAACAAGAGATACTGGTATTTCAAAAAAAAAACCAATAAAAATTATAGTTATAAAAAGTGGGAATTATTTTGAGCAGATTGAACAACTGAAGTCCGAATTAAATTTGAAAATTGATAAACCTGAGATTTTTACACGATGTATTGAATGTAATACACCTCTTGATAAAATTGAGAAAGATAAAGTTAAAGATAAGGTTCCGTTATTTATTTTTCAAACACATAATGATTTTTTTTACTGCCTTAATTGCAAAAAAATTTACTGGCAGGGTTCGCATATAAAACTTGCACAGGAGTTAATCAAAAAATGGCAATAAAAGAAAAATCAACAAATTATCAAAAAGCACAAAAATATGCTTTCTGGCTGTTAGCCAGACGAAATCATTCTGAAAAGGAAATACGAGAAAAAATCGGAAGAAATTATGACGAAAACGTTGTTGAAAAAGTAATAGAAAAACTAAAAATTCTGAAACTGATAAATGATGAAAAATTTGCAAAAGAATGGACTGAATATCGTTTAAGAAATAATAAGAGTAAAAATTTTATACTGCGGGAACTTAACAGAAAAGGTATAACACATGAAATGGCTGCTACTATATTAAACTCGTTTTCAATAGATGAAACGGAAGTAGCATACAAGATAATAAGAAATAAACTTCCAAGATATAAAAAACTTGAACCGCTGAAAGCAAAAAATAAAATATACCAATTTCTTACAAGGAAAGGATTTGATTACGATACCATTGAACAGGTTGTAAATAGATTAGGAAAGGAGAATTCAGATGAGACCGATTAAAACTACATTAATAAGCGTATCCGACAAATCAGGAATTATTGAGTTTGCAAAAGCATTACAAAAACAAAATGTAAAAATCATCTCAACTGGTGGTACTGCAAGAATCCTAAAAGATGCTATGATTCCAGTCGTGACGGTTGATGAAACAACTGGCTTCCCGGAAATTCTTGATGGTAGGGTAAAAACTTTACATCCTAAAATCCATGCAGGTATTCTTGCAAAAAGAACCAAAAAACATCTTACCGAGTTAAAAAAACTTGGTATAGATACGATTGATATGGTTGTTGTCAATCTTTATCCATTTGAACAAAAACCTTCTATTGAAAACATAGATATTGGCGGAGTTGCTCTTCTTCGTGCAGCAGCAAAAAATTTTGAGAATGTAGTAGTGGTCTGTGATCCGACAGATTATTATCACATTATCGCTAATATGAAAATGGGAAAAATAGATTTTGTATTCAGAAAACAACTTGCAGCAAAAGCGTTTAGGCATATTGCATATTATGACGCTGTTATTTCCAATTTTTTTACAGATGAACCTTTTCCTGAAAAAATATCAATTGGACTTAAAAAACTTCAAGAACTGCGATACGGCGAAAATCCACATCAGAAAGCAGTAATATATCAGAAGTCACCCGCCTGCCATCAGTCGGGCAGGGAAGTCAGAAGTCAGAAGTCAGAAATAAAACAATTACAAGGGAAAGAACTTTCGTATAATAATTATTTAGATTTAGATTCTGCATTTAATCTTGTTTGTGAATTCCAAAAGCCATCATGTGTGATTGTAAAACATAACAACCCTTGCGGGGTTGCAACCGCTAAAACTATCTTTAATGCATACAAAAATGCACTCGCTTGTGACCCTGTATCTGCATTCGGTGGAATTGTTGCCTTCAATAAAACTGTTGATGTAGAAACTGCAAAAAAAATAATAAAAATCTTTACAGAATGCGTAATCGCACTGAATTATTCAAAAGATGCGCTAAAAATATTTTCTCAGAAACAGAATTTACGTGTTTTATCTTTTCGTGTTTCCGCAAACACGAAAAGTTCAATATGTGGGTTTCGCAGTGTATTCAATGATAAAATACTTGTTCAAGAAAGAGATAATAAAATTTTTGATAAATTAAAAATTGTGACAAAAAGAAAACCAACAAAACAGGAATTGGAATCATTAAAATTTGCTTTTACCGTCGCAAAACATGTAAAATCAAATGCTATTGTTCTTGTTAGAGGCACTCAAACGGTAGGTATCGGTGCAGGTCAAATGTCCAGAATAGATGCCCTGCATATAGCAACCATGAAATTGAATTCAATCCCCAATCCCCAATCCCCAATCCCCAATCTCTCTTTGGTTCTTGCTTCCGACGCTTTCTTTCCATTTCGTGATGTCGTTGATGCGGCATCAAAAATCGGTGTCGGCGCGATAATTCAGCCTGGTGGCTCGCTTAACGATAAAGATTCAATCAAAGCATGTAACGAGCATAAAATTTCAATGGTATTCACAGGAATACGTCATTTCCGACATTAAAGTTAATTCTTTACAGATTACTCAATATTTTGAGTAATCTGTTGACATTTAGAAAATAATTTTGTATTATTGAACTATGAAAAAATATATCCGTAAACAGTTATATGACGAATTATGGAAGGCATTAACAGGAAAGATTAATTTGATTCAAGCGGTAATCGGCCCTAGACAGGTTGGTAAAACTACGCTGGCTTTACAGATATTTGACAATTGGAAATATCCAAAAATTTACGAAACAGCCGATCAGCCAAATATACCTACAGTTAGCTGGATAACTGATAAATGGCAGAATGCAAGAAATTTATGTAAAAAAACCAAACAACCCGTGCTATTAATTTTAGATGAAGTTCAAAAAATTCCAAAATGGAGCGAAGTTGTAAAAAAATTGTATGATGAAGATAAAAGATTACATAATAATAATCATGTTTTATTATTGGGCTCATCGGCACTATTGATGCAGCGCGGATTAACAGAGAGTTTGGCTGGCCGCTTTGAATTACACAGGCATAATCAATGGTCTTTTTCTGAATGTAAAGAATGTTTTTCATTAAGTTTAGATGAATATATTTATTTCGGTGGATATCCTGGGGCGCTTTTATTAATTGAAGATGAAAACAGATGGGCAAATTATATGCGGGAATCACTTATTGAACCAGTGTTATCAAAAGATATAATTCTATCTACACCCATTACGAAGCCTGTACTGATGAGACAATCGTTTGGATTAGCTGTAAATCATGCTGCACAGATTGTGAGTTATCAGAAAATGCTTGGCACATTACAGGACGCCGGCAACACTACAACCATTGCCTCATACCTCAATTTAATGTCTAAGGCATTTCTTTTAACACCGTTAGAAAGATGGAGCGGTGCAAGAATAAGGAGAAGAGGGTCTATTCCTAAAATATTAGTATATGATAACGGGTTGAGCACCTCTATGGCTGGAGTGAAATTCAATACAGCCAAAAAAGATAAAATGTTTTGGGGACGATTGGTTGAAAATTCTATTGGTGCAAGATTGTATTTTATTTTTAACAAGTTGGGAGGCGAGATATATTACTGGCGAGAAAGGAACAACGAAGTTGATTATGTGACAAGATTAGGAGATAAAATAATAGGATTTGAAATTAAATCAGGTAGACTTGATAAAAATCCTGCTGCGTTATTATTATTTAAAAGAAAATATAAAAATTCAAAAACTGTAATTATATCCAATTCAAAAGAGCTAACAGTTAATTCTGAAAAAAACATAAATATAAATGAATTTTATAAGAATCCCGAAAAATATATTATTGAACTTTGAACGCTGACAGAATGACATAATCTCTGCCTGCAACGAGCATAAAATCTCAATGGTATTCACAGGTATGCGTCATTTCAGACATTGAAAACGATAAGATGTTATGGACAACTATAAATTAAACCAGCATCCTGTAAAACGAAGTTTAAGATATTCATTCATAGATGGTTGTTTTTTCTCTGTAATGTTTGGGTTTGGTGATACATATTTGAATCCTTATATCATCGCATTAAAAGCAACACCACAAGAAGTTGGTCTACTCACATCATTACCGGGGTTCGCTTCAAGCATTCTTCAATACAAGACACCAGATATCACAAAACTTTGGGGTAGAAAAAGAACAATGGTGACATCTGTGTTTCTTCATGCATTGATGTGGCTACCGATACTTTTAATACCATTTATATTTCAAACAAAACTTGCATTATGGTTAGTCGGTTTCGTTACGCTTTATACTATGTTTACAGGTTTAGGTGGACCGGCATGGGCAAGTATAATGACACAATATATTCCTAATCAATCAAGGGGGAAATATTTTAGTTTCAGAAACAAATGGCTTGGTAGTATTACGCTAATTTCAAGTTTTATTGCTGGTATAATTCTATGGCTGATGAATAAAAAAAGTATTTATGGCTTCACAATAATTTTTTCAATAGCGTTTCTGTGCAGGTTCATAAGTTGGTATTTTATTACAAAATATTACGAGCCCAAGATACATACTCCAAAAGAGGCAGAATTTGGATTAAAAGATTTTTTGATACGATTCAAAGAAAGCAATTTTGTTAAGTTTGTGTTATATGTTGCATTCACTTCTTTTGCTGTTTATTTAGCTGCACCGTTTTTTGCTGTATATATGTTGAGAGAACTGAAATTTGATTACTTATCGTTTGTAGTTATAAATACAACTTTGACAATCACTATGTTACTTACACTATCAACCTGGGGAAATCATGCTGATAAAGTTGGCAATATGTCGGTAATACGACTTGCTGGCTTTATGTTACCATTTTTACCTGTGTTATGGCTTTTTTCTACATCAAAAATATATCTTGTTTGTATAAATGCATTGGCAGGTTTCGCATGGGCTGGGTTCAATCTCGCTGTCTCTAATTTCATTTTTGATGCTGTATCTCCAGAAAAACGTGTTCGGTGTATATCGTATTTTAACCTGATAAACGGTACAGGAGTATGTCTTGGTGCGTTAATAGGCGGGTTTGTAATACCTCATCTACCTCAAACTTTTGGAAGTAAGATTCTAACAGTATTTGTAATTTCTGGTATTTTAAGATTTGTTGCTCAAATAACTTTACTGCCTAAAGTAAAAGAAGTGCGGAAAACAGTATCTGTAAAAAGTAAGGACCTCTTTTTCAGTGTGCTTGGCATAAAACCAATTATCGGTATCCCACAAGATACTATAAGAATTGAATAGATTTTTAGAAGGAATTTTTATAAAATAGATGTACTTTATGACCACGAATGAAATCAGGAAGAAATTCCTGAAATTTTTTGAGACTAAAAACCATACAATTTTTAAGAGCGACTCGCTTGTGCCTTCATCAGACCCGACACTACTTTTTACAATTGCAGGAATGGTACAATTCAAAAATTATTTTCTCGGGACACAGAAACTAAAATCAAAATACCAGAGAGCATCATCGGTCCAGAAATGTTTCAGAACTTCAGATATAGAAAAGGTAGGATATACAAAGAGGCATCTAACATTTTTTGAGATGCCTGGTAATTTCTCTTTTGGTGATTATTTCAAAAAAGAAGCGATTGAATGGGCTTGGGAATTTTTGACAAAGGAGTGCGGCATTAATGCCGCACTACTGTATGCAACCGTCTATAAAGATGACGATGAAGCATTTACAATCTGGCAAAAAATTATTTTAAAAGAAAAAATTGTAAAATTAAAAGAAGACACAAATTTCTGGGAAATGGGAGATACAGGTCCTTGTGGACCTTGCTCTGAAATTTTCTATGATACCGGTATTGAAAACAGTTGTGGAAAGCCAACCTGTGGTCCTGGTTGTGATTGCGATAGATTTATTGAAGTATGGAATCTTGTTTTTACACAATTTGATAAACAGCCCGATGGCACACTTAAAAATCTTCCTCAAAAAAATATAGATACTGGTATGGGTCTTGAAAGACTTACAGCTATAATTCAGAATGTTAATACATTTTTTGAAACTGATGAGTTTATAAAAATTATAGATTTTATTGAAAACATTTCAAATAATAAAAATGATGTTTCAACAAAAATTATTGCTGATCATTGCCGTGCAATCACACTTCTTATTTCTGATGGGATTCTGCCTTCCAATGAAGGAAGGGGTTATGTCTTAAGAAGAGTTCTAAGAAGAGCATTAACTCATGGAAGGAAACTAAATCTTGTAAAACCTTTTCTCTACAAAATCTGTGGAGAAGTTATTGGGATAATGAAACAAGTATATCCCGAATTGATTTCTCATCTGGAATATATAGCACGGGTTGTAAAAATGGAAGAAGAAAAATTTCTACAAACACTTGAACATGGTATAGAGATTCTTGAGGACTTGAAGAAAACGAAACAAAAAATTTCCGGAAAAGATGCGTTCGTTTTATACGATACTTACGGCTTTCCACTTGATTTAACAAAAGAACTTCTGGCTGAATCCGAAATTTTTATAGATGAACAAGGATTTGAAGAAGAAATGGCGAAACAAAAAACTCGTTCTAAAACTGCCTGGAAAGGTTCAGGAGATAAAGATATGGGTAATTATTATGAACTTCAAAAAAAATTCGGGAACACTGTTTTCAAAGGTTATGATGAAACAAAAATTACAACTGAAATTGTTGCAATTGTAAAATATGGGAAAGTAGTTGATACTGCAAAAGAAAACGATACTGTTGAAATTATTCTGAAAGAAACACCTTTTTATGGTGAGAGCGGTGGACAAGTGGGAGACACCGGCAAATTAAAAATTAAAAATGAAAAATTAAAAATTGAAAACGAAGCGGAAATTGTTGATACGCAGAAACCTGTTGAAAATCTTATAATTCATAAGGCAAAAATAGTGAAGGGTATTTTGAAAACTGATGATACTGTTGAAGCAGAAATTGATGAGACCAGACGACAAAATATAATGAGAAATCATACCGCAACACATCTTTTGCATAAGGCATTAAGAAAAATTGTTGGAACACATATTGTTCAACGGGGTTCACTTGTTGCTGATGATAGGCTCAGATTTGATTTCTCTCATCCGGCACAACTTAAAAAAGAAGAACTGGATTTGATAGAAAAATATGTTAATGAAAAAGTTTTAGAAAACTTAAAAATTACAACAAAAATCACAACGGTAGATGATGCCAAAAAAATAGGTGCGATGGCTCTGTTCGGTGAAAAATACGGCGAGAAAGTTCGCTGTATAACTATCGGCGAGGAATCATCACCTGAAAGTATAGAACTCTGTGCAGGAACCCATTGTAAATCAACCGGTGAAATGGGGCAGCTTATAGTTTTATCAGAAAGCAGTATCGGTAGCGGTTTGCGGCGAATAGAAGCAATTACCGGAATCTCGGCATACAACTTTATGAAAAACCAGCGGGAAACGATTGACGAAATCGCAGAGATATTGAAATCATCCAGAACAGAAATTATTCCGAAACTTCAAAAACTATCAGACGATAAAAAGAAACTTGAAAAGGACGTTTCCAAAATGCCAAAAATACAAGAAAACGATTTGCTAAAAAATATCAAAGAAATCAGCAATGTAAAACTGCTAGCTGTAAAAATAGAAACATCAGCCATAGATGAAATGAGAAGCATTTCAGACAATCTGAAAAACAAAATCAAATCGGGCATTGTGGTATTGGGTTCTGTTATTGACGACAAACCGACGATAATTGTATCTGTTACAAAAGACCTCACGGCTAAATTTGATGCACGGAATATAGTGAAAGAATTATCAAAGATTATCGGTGGTGGCGGCGGTGGCAGGTCTGATATGGCACAGGCAGGTGGAAAAGATGTCTCAAAACTAGACGAAGCAATTGCATCAGTTGAAAAGATAATAAGAACGAAACCACAGATGAACCCCCGATAGCACCATTCGGGGGCAGGCTCTGATGAACACAGATAAACATAAAAAAATCATAGTTGTCTTTTTAGCAGGGCTATTGTCAAGCCCTTTTTTCTTTTATTCAAGATGGCAGGATGTTGATTTCTGGGGACATCTTTTTTTCGGCAAACAAATCGTTGAGACAAAAACTATCCCTAAAACTGATTGCTATTCATATACTGCTTTCGGGAACAAATGGATAGACCACGAATGGCTATCAGAAATTGTTTTTTATTTCATCTATAAAAAAGCCAGCGATAAGGGCTTGATATTTCTGAAAATTACTGTTGGTTTCTTCACAAGTATTTTTTTGTTTTTGACATTGCTTAATTATTCTCAAAATTATAGAATAGTTTTACCGCTTTATCTTTTTTCTTTATCGCTGATTTATCTAGGAGCGTCTTTTAGGCCACAGATATTCTCATATCTTTATCTTGCAATTACTGGATTTCTAATTCATTCATACATAAAAACTCAAAATATAAAATCTCTGTATGCTCTGCTAGTAATACTGATTTTATGGGCAAATTCGCATGGTGGTTTTATCGTCGGCGTGATTTTATCAGTATTGATTTTAACAGATCTATCAATAAAAAAACATCTTCTGTATCTAATAATGATTCCACTGGTAACACTGATAAATCCATATCATATCGGTTTATGGAAAACTGTATTTGCCGCATTAACAAATCCATTAACTCCAAAATATATCGGTGAATGGAGTGCCTTTAATATCGCGGATTTTTCAATCTTCGGTTATGTATTCGTATTTTTATCTGTGATTTCCGTTTCTGTTTTTATTTTGCTTATAGCCCAAAAACGATACCTATCTGCTTTAATAGTTATTCTAACTATTGTCTTATCTTACAGGTCTGTAAGGCATATTCCTATTGGTGCAATTATTATCGCTCCATTTCTTATACCATTTTTTCAAAGTATCAGAAAAAAATTTACATATCTAATTATTACTGCATTTTCATTATTACCGTTTCTTTTGATTTTGTTTCTTTCAATACAAAACCCGAGTTTAAAAATTCTTTCAGAAAATAAGTTCCCCGAAGGCACTATGAAATTTATCACTGAAAAAAATCTTTCAGGCAATATCTATAATGAATTTAACTGGGGGGAGTATCTGATATGGAATCTTTACCCGCAGTGCAAAGTTGCAATTGATGGCAGGTATGATACAGTTTATCCGATTGCTTTTCTTAAAAACTTTTTTGAAAAATTTGAGATACCTGAAAACACCGATTTTCTGCTTCTGAAACCATCAAGAATAGTAGATATAAAAAAATGGCGGGTTATCTATACAGACATGTTCTCAATCTTTTACAAAAAAAGTACTTGACAAATTGCAGGTTTTTTGTTATACTTTCACCAGAGGTAAAAAAATGACTGTCATTGCGAGTGAAACGAAGCAATCTCATACTGTCATTCCCGAGTGCTTTTATCGGGAATCCATAGATGTCGCCTCTGTTAGTAACTCCAAAATTTTTCGGGGGGGGGTAAAAACAATTTAAAATTAAAAATTAAAAAT
This Elusimicrobiota bacterium DNA region includes the following protein-coding sequences:
- a CDS encoding DUF362 domain-containing protein, which produces MSNVYFSKIISQDKIKKLLEKVGFSSFISKNDLVAIKIHFGEKGNQGYIKPEFVKPIVEMVKLLGGKPFLTDANTIYKGARADAVSHFNTAIEHGFGSCDCPIIIADGLRGNSYVDVAVNLKHFQKVKIATDIYYADKIVFLTHFKGHEISGFGGALKNIGMGCGSRQGKYEMHNSIKPNIKIENCIGCGTCIKWCPSGALKLVNKKIIMNKEVCIGCGECILSCEQHTIKIPWNESTKNAQEKIVEYALGVLKNKKAIYINFLNYITKFCDCYETKENPLIDDIGILSSDNPVAIDMASVELVNKKFGADFFKHIFPDIDWSVQLEYAEKLGLGMRKYELTQL
- a CDS encoding Mut7-C RNAse domain-containing protein, which translates into the protein MKFIVDRMLGRLAKWLRLLGYDTVYYTGSSDKELVFESIRQQRILLTRDTGISKKKPIKIIVIKSGNYFEQIEQLKSELNLKIDKPEIFTRCIECNTPLDKIEKDKVKDKVPLFIFQTHNDFFYCLNCKKIYWQGSHIKLAQELIKKWQ
- a CDS encoding protein-L-isoaspartate(D-aspartate) O-methyltransferase — its product is MNRIILSVFFILCLFSCKTNSISDRKSVDDTDRYYKASVAMVETQLKTRDITDKKVLQAMLKVERYKFVPKQYQKNAYDDTPLPIGYGQTISQPYIVALMTQLLNLKGNEKVLEIGTGSGYQAAILAELCKNGGAVYTIEIIPELGKGAEKLLNTMGYKNISVKIDDGYLGWPEYAPFDGIIVTCAPDEIPQPLIDQLKDSGKMVIPVGEFWQELILVKKIKGKIIKKSIIPVRFVPMIRKE
- a CDS encoding regulatory protein RecX; this encodes MAIKEKSTNYQKAQKYAFWLLARRNHSEKEIREKIGRNYDENVVEKVIEKLKILKLINDEKFAKEWTEYRLRNNKSKNFILRELNRKGITHEMAATILNSFSIDETEVAYKIIRNKLPRYKKLEPLKAKNKIYQFLTRKGFDYDTIEQVVNRLGKENSDETD
- a CDS encoding metalloregulator ArsR/SmtB family transcription factor, whose protein sequence is MPLLVKIFKAVANEKRIKILELLHKKKKVCLPEIKRMLRVSKPTACRHLKVLEHVNIISSLRQKRKIYFILNPKRVLRFNRKILKMIKQQRKR
- a CDS encoding peptide chain release factor-like protein; this translates as MINFGVSLQKQKLLEEKMQKLGIYEKDIIESFIRSGGKGGQYLNKVSTCVYLKHLPTGIEIKCQKERSQLLNRFIARRILVNKIEQTILGKQSEEQQRIAKIRRQKRKRSKRAKEKILRDKQFQSLKKEMRKKIINYE
- a CDS encoding M20/M25/M40 family metallo-hydrolase, whose amino-acid sequence is MNNVYAEVKQVEQNLKKHVIHLAKDIGERNYVQYKNLETAADYIFAEFKKYGYEPYNQFYTIEKGDLVKRKRYRNVIAEKKGNSEIIVIGAHYDSVLGSPGADDNASAVAGLLEIARLLKNINTKRTIQFVAFTNEEPPFFYTENMGSRVFAREARKNNEKIVAMITLEMIGYYTDKKQKYPLFLGLFYPDKGNYIGIVSDIFSYRIAIKIKRYFKQHSAFPVQMLIAPRTFSAINLSDNSSFWIYGYKAVMITDTAYFRNPNYHSEYDLPETLNYKSMAEVVDGLSKAVLELVNE